The sequence below is a genomic window from Anaerolineales bacterium.
CACTCGATCGTCTCACCAGGATGGGCGTAGAAGTGAGGCTGAATTCACATGTCCAGCAGATCACATCAACTGCTGTGACACTGAATGATGGTCAAATTATCCCGACTGAAACCGTGGTATGGACAGCAGGAGTACAAGGCGCAGGATTGAAACAACAGTGGAAATTCCCCACTTTACCCAATGGGCAAGTAAACCTCTTGCCGACCCTACAAGTGCCTGATTACCCTGAAATTTATGTGGTTGGTGACCTGGCTCATGTGAAGGAAGATAGGCGCAACCTACCAATGGTTGCACCGGTCGCTACACAGGAAGGTACCTGGGCAGCCCAAAATATCCTCCGGCAGGTTAAGGGTAGCCTTCCTCTGCCGTTTCGATACAAGGACCAAGGCACGATGGCTGTCGTAGGAAGGAATGCCGCCGCGGTCCGCCTGGGTTCCGTCACTTTCACCGGGTTCCTTGCCTGGATCATCTGGGCACTTATCCACCTGTATCGGTTGATCGGATTCCGCAACCGCCTGCTGGTGTTCCTCAATTGGTCGATGGACTACCTCTTGTATGAGCGAGTAGTACGCCTGATTACCCCTTTGCCAGAAAACGACGCTATCAAAAACGGATGCCTGGAATGAATGTTCCCCAGATAAGCACCTTGTTTCTTGATATCGGCGGCGTGTTGCTTACCAATGGTTGGGACCGTACTGCACGCCAGCAGGCAGCTGAGCATTTTCAATTGGATCATGCGGATCTTGAAGAACGCCATCACCTGACTTATGACACATACGAAGCAGGCAAGCTCAGCCTGGCTGAATACCTGCGGAGGGTGGTCTTTTACCAGCAACGCCCCTTTTCGATGGACACATTCAAAGAATTTATGCTGAGCCGCTCGCAATCCTTCCCAGAGACGATTCAGCTGATCCAGGCTATAAAAAAGAAATATCGAATCATGACTGTAGCCGTGAATAATGAGGGTAGGGAAATCAACGATTACCGCATTCGGACATTCCAGCTGAACGAGACAATTGATACGTTTGTCTCATCCTGTTATGTGCATTACCGTAAACCCGATCTGGATATCTATCGGATTGCATTGGATATAGCACAGGCACAGCCTGAAGCGGTGGCATATATTGATGATCGTGCATTATTCATTGAAGTAGCTGGCAGCCTGGGTATCCATGGCATATTACACACCGATGTGGCCACCACGCGAGGTCGGCTGGCTGAGCTGGGTTTGAAAATATAGGGTCTCGCTGGGATTTACAAGGAGAAAAAAAAATGACTGAAGGAAATTACCGTATAGGCATGGTAGGGTTGGGGGTGATGGGCCGAAATTTGCTGCTCAACATGGCAGAACACGGCTTCAGGGTGGCTGGCTATGATAAAGATCCAGAGAAAGTCCAGCTTTTAAGTTCTGCGGCAGGTGGGCTTCCCATTCAGTCAGCAAAAGATGTGGCAAGCTTTGTTTCATTACTCCAGGTGCCACGCACAATAATGCTTCTCGTACCAGCCGGGCCGGTTGTCGATAATGTCATCCATGACTTGTTGCCATACTTGCAAATTGAAGATACGATCATCGACGCAGGCAACTCACACTTTACCGATACGGACATACGCGAGACAACCCTGATAGCGAAAGGATTGCACTTTTTTGGAATGGGAGTTTCAGGCGGAGAGGAGGGGGCTCGATATGGACCAAGCATGATGCCTGGTGGTGCCCAAGCAGCTTATCAGCGCGTGCAAGATATTCTTGAGGCAACTGCTGCGCATGTGAATGGAACACCCTGTGTTACCTACCTGGGGCCACACTCGGCAGGCCATTATGTAAAAATGGTCCACAATGGCATTGAATATGGAATCATGCAGCTGATCGCTGAGACATATGACCTGCTGAAGCGCGGGGGAGGGCTGAATGATGATGCACTCGGTGAGCTATTTTCATCCTGGAACGCAGCTGAGTTGAACAGCTACCTGGTGGAGATCACCGCCGACATTTTTAGGAAGGTGGATGAGGTCACCGGCAAGCGCCTGGTGGATGTAGTATTGGATGCCGCTCACCAGCTTGGCACGGGTATGTGGACGTCCCAGGACGCCTTCTCTCTGCATGTGCCAACCCCCACCATAGACACCGCGGTATCGATGCGTAACCTCTCGGGGATGGAATACCAGCGGCATGCCATCAACCAGAAATTTGGGAGTGTGGTAAGCCAGCTTCCAGGTGACCCCAAAGCAATCATCAAGCTTGCCAGGGGCGGTTTATATGCTGCCATTATCCTGACCTACGCCCAGGGATTTGCCCAGCTCGAGGGGGCGTCCAAAGCTTACCAGTACAACTTTGACCTGTCTGCCGTGGCGCGTATCTGGAAGGGCGGATGTATCATCCGCTCTAAGTTGCTGGAGTTTATCCAGGCGGCTTACCAGCAGAATCCCGGATTAATGAATTTGGTGCTTGATCCCACCTTATCAGGGCTGGTTTTGGAGCATATTGAAGAGCTGCGCGGGATGGTTCAAGCTGCCACCGGGATGGGCATCCCCGTCCCAGCCAGTATGGCTTCACTGGCTTACTTTGACAGCCTGCGTTCAAGCCACTTACCTGCCAACCTGATCCAGGCACAGCGTGATTATTTCGGCGCCCACACTTACGAGCGCGTTGATCAACGTGGCATATTCCATACACAATGGACCAAGGAGGAGTGACTGGATGAATGGACTCGAGCTACCTCCCGTAATCATCACCATTTTTGGCGCCGCTGGTGACCTTACCTGGCGTAAGCTGATACCGGCATTCTATAACCTGTATCTGGATCAGCTGATGCCGGAAAAATTTGCCATCTATGGGGTGGATGCCAAGCCTACCAGCCTTGATGACCTGCGTAAACGACTTCTGGAAGGGGTGAATCAGTTTTCGCGGCAAGGAAAAGCCAAAGCCAGCCAATGGAATGAATTTTCCAGCCACATCACAGCCTGCCTGACGGGGGACTTCAGTGATCAGAGCACCTTTGATAAACTTGCCAGGGCTCTAAACGACCAGGATAAATCATGGGGCGAACACGCTGAGCGCGTCTTTTACCTGGCTACTCCTCCAACCGTCGTTGATACTATCGTCCACAACCTGGGGCTGGCGCACCTGGTTCATGATCGTAAACGTGCCCGCCTGGTCTTTGAAAAGCCCTTCGGTCACAACCTGGAATCTGCCCGCCATCTGAACCAGACCCTTTTGAAAACCCTTGATGAAAACCAGATCTTCCGTATCGACCACTACCTGGGCAAGGAGACGGTCCAGAACATCCTGGCGTTCCGTTTCGCCAATGCCTTGTTCGAGCCAATCTGGGATCGGCGGTATATCGACCATGTGCAGATCACCGTGGCTGAGCAGGTTGGGGTGGAACACCGGGGTGGATATTATGATCATTCTGGGGCACTGCGCGACATGATCCAGAACCACCTGCTGCAGATCCTGTCATTGGTGGCTATGGAGCCACCAGCCGCGTTTACCGCAGACGAAATACGCGCCCGTAAAGTCGATGTGCTGCGTGCCATTCGACCCATCCCCATCGA
It includes:
- a CDS encoding hydrolase translates to MNVPQISTLFLDIGGVLLTNGWDRTARQQAAEHFQLDHADLEERHHLTYDTYEAGKLSLAEYLRRVVFYQQRPFSMDTFKEFMLSRSQSFPETIQLIQAIKKKYRIMTVAVNNEGREINDYRIRTFQLNETIDTFVSSCYVHYRKPDLDIYRIALDIAQAQPEAVAYIDDRALFIEVAGSLGIHGILHTDVATTRGRLAELGLKI
- a CDS encoding phosphogluconate dehydrogenase (NADP(+)-dependent, decarboxylating), which gives rise to MTEGNYRIGMVGLGVMGRNLLLNMAEHGFRVAGYDKDPEKVQLLSSAAGGLPIQSAKDVASFVSLLQVPRTIMLLVPAGPVVDNVIHDLLPYLQIEDTIIDAGNSHFTDTDIRETTLIAKGLHFFGMGVSGGEEGARYGPSMMPGGAQAAYQRVQDILEATAAHVNGTPCVTYLGPHSAGHYVKMVHNGIEYGIMQLIAETYDLLKRGGGLNDDALGELFSSWNAAELNSYLVEITADIFRKVDEVTGKRLVDVVLDAAHQLGTGMWTSQDAFSLHVPTPTIDTAVSMRNLSGMEYQRHAINQKFGSVVSQLPGDPKAIIKLARGGLYAAIILTYAQGFAQLEGASKAYQYNFDLSAVARIWKGGCIIRSKLLEFIQAAYQQNPGLMNLVLDPTLSGLVLEHIEELRGMVQAATGMGIPVPASMASLAYFDSLRSSHLPANLIQAQRDYFGAHTYERVDQRGIFHTQWTKEE
- the zwf gene encoding glucose-6-phosphate dehydrogenase, which translates into the protein MNGLELPPVIITIFGAAGDLTWRKLIPAFYNLYLDQLMPEKFAIYGVDAKPTSLDDLRKRLLEGVNQFSRQGKAKASQWNEFSSHITACLTGDFSDQSTFDKLARALNDQDKSWGEHAERVFYLATPPTVVDTIVHNLGLAHLVHDRKRARLVFEKPFGHNLESARHLNQTLLKTLDENQIFRIDHYLGKETVQNILAFRFANALFEPIWDRRYIDHVQITVAEQVGVEHRGGYYDHSGALRDMIQNHLLQILSLVAMEPPAAFTADEIRARKVDVLRAIRPIPIDELHQFASRGQYGPGWIEGERVDGYHNEPDVDPQSNTETFAALKLFIDNWRWQDIPFYLRTGKRLAQKVSQAVIQFRPVPHQAFPASANQDWLPNRLEIVIQPDEGINLHFQAKVPGVDLRLSSQEMRFRYSDAFHTSPPEAYETLLLDVIRGDATLFMRADQVESAWSVIAPVLEVWENVAPSDFPNYPSGSWGPPSAEALIAQDGRRWLQPMFLDQPKTGG